The window tctagacgatagttaaaacatccattatgcggcgtaactatgctacggtcctaaggttggcagtgactgtaatagaccattcattttgggggagCAGCTCTTCAAGTACTGCTGCCATCTAAGGGTTAAAATCTATTCCCCTTAGTAACAGCAGCACCAGCTTCAAACCAGCCTGAGCCACACCCACTACCAGTTCTTAGAGGCACAGAGGCTTATAACACAACCAAAGAGAACAGCAATGACAGTCTTGGTACACCAGCAATAATAGCCTTAGTAATACCGATGACAGCCTTTGAACCAGCCTGAACCACACCCACTGCCAGTTCTTAGAGGCACAGAGGCTTATAACACACCAAAGAGAACAGCAATGACAGCCTTGGTACTACAGCAATAATAGCCTTAGTAATACCGATGAGAGCCCTTGAACCAGCCTTAGCCACAGCCTTTGCATCAAGTACTTAGAGGTATAGAGGATTGTCACATAACTGGAGAAGAAAACAGTAATGACAGCCTTAGTGTTACCAGGAGGAACAACAACGACAGCCTTTGAATCGCCTTTAGTCCCACCCACTGCAAAGAAAAGAACATCACTGACAGCCCTTGTGTTATTGGCAGGAACAGCCTTTGCTTCACCTTTAGTCACACCCACTGCATGAAGTTCATGGAGATACTCACTTGAACAAAACCAAAAAGAAGAACATCACTGACAGCCTTAGTGTTATCGGCAGGAACAGCCCTTGCTTAAACCTTAGTCACACGCACTGAATCAAGTTTGTAGAATTATCACACTGACTCAATCAAAACCAAAGAAAAGAACACGAACGAGAGACTAATCAAGCTTGTAAAGGCATTGACTTAACTCGTCCGCTGtgactggcacggatttcgctttcactggtagcctggtaacatacagtcccaggtctttctatgCCTCTGTggaggatagtggagtgtttcccatgtggtattggtgtgttggatatcccctcacaaggtgcaggactttacatttttcttcattgaattgtagcagccactttttgctccattcctgtagcttggtgaagtcttcttgtaggaaatccacagtcaaggggttaaagaaaacaaagaaaagaacatcAACCAGAGACTAATCGAGTTTGTAAGCTATTGACTTAAAGTAAACCAATGAAAATAACATCAATGACAGCCTTAGTACTATCAGCGACAATTGCCAGAGTCGCAGCCTTAGCCACAGCCTCAGTGTCAGACGTGCAGGGGCAAGGGGGTGTCCTGGGCCTCCCCCGCTGCGCCAAAGAGTGTCTCCCGGTTGTCCTCGATCACAATGACCTCGTGCGGGTAAGAGTCCAGCTGAACGAAGAGGTACCGGAAGGCCCACCCGCCCCCAGGGGTCTAccgaggtggggagagagagagagagagagagagagagagagagagagagagagagagagagagagagagattttgtttaGTATTTCAATTTCCATATCAAACTAAATAAGACTGAAAGCAAAGATTTGGAAGTTtaaattactactactgttactatcattactactactactactactgctacaactactactattacctactactactgctacatctacTTTAATTACTACCTctacaacaaaaactactactattatgaccACCCATATAATAAtaccctcctcaccaccaccaccaccaccactactactactactactactactactactactactactactactactactactactactactactactactactactgctgaccTCCCTGGCGTCGCCGTGAGCTGTGGCTGTCCTTCGGGGTCCTTTGAGGTGGAACTTGATGCGGAAACCTTTGCTGCCGTCAACCTCGTAACCCATGTGGCTGTGGGGTCAAGGAGTTaggttattactatcattatcattattattgaggCTCATGAAAGTTTGtcgagggaaaataaaaaatgacagacccaaacagtccccttgatgagcagacatggataggaaaaataaaagaatgacagttaaggaaggagaagaatgacggagaaaaaaaatacaagaagggaaaaaacaaTGCCTAGTGAAATGATAGGTGGGTTGGGTATATAGGTTAATATATAGgtgaatatataaatgaataaatgaaatatgtaaatgaaaatatatagatacaTTAAATACAACAAAGAACATGAAGTGCAGAGAAAAAGgagtaataacagcaacaataaatagataaaaaataaatgcaaatatATTGATAAGGTAAAAAGagcaaagaagatgaagaacatgaAAATATGGAGCATgaataccattactactactactactaataataataataataataataataataataatgagtcaGAGAGAGCACATCCTTCCCCCTCACCTGATGTGTGTGCGACGGCCTCTCCGACTCTCCTCCCCGAACCCCTTTATGGCATCTCCAAGGAAGTCTGTAACTCTGGGGTGGGCGCTGCACTTCTCCACCGCAGCCGTGTACACCGTCTGCCGGCAACACGGtaagctcatcatcatcatcatcataatcatcgtcattatcatatGTCTTATGGTCAGAGTGGCTTTTTGATGAAGATATTAACATGTCGAGGAGGGATGCAGAAGAAGATATATGGGAGGACAGtgggagaaatgaggaagggaaggatagagggagagaaagaagaaggggtgcagaagccttgtcaatctatcactaggaccataaaactacccatcaaAATACCTATAACTATCTCTACAAAAGCCTCTTCAAATGTGGGTATGTAAGCCCTAACATGTTTTAAGAATTTGGGTTTAAGAATACTGCACTAGAGATGTCCAGTGACTGTCCTTGTTCATACTTTTGACAACACTCCAGCCCCTCCCTCAGGCACTCCTAGGTCGTGGCCGCATATATATGAAGTGTCAGCATGATTGGCACTTCCCCGAGCCGCTGAGCCGTGGGTGACCAGCGGGCCATAACTCAAACTAACCACATAATCCTCTTCTAATTATTCTCAATTTATTTACCAGCAGAAAGTACCTGGAGAGAAGGAAACTAATCTAATGTAATGTAacttaacccaatctaacctaatctaaaccAGACCGAGTGCTGAACCTTGTTACAATTCCGATATATGTGTCCCAGCCAGTGCATACCTgtggtgagaaggaggagaggagctcCCTGAAGATGGTGTACATCATGAGGCCAGTGACCCCAATGCCCACCAGCACCACGgcggtgtaggtggtggtgcgCGTTGCCTCCCGGGCTGTGTGGACGGTAGGATGTGAtggtgtgagggtgtgagggcaggaaaaggaaaaactttaaaaaaaaattggaaataatgaaaaatgaaaaaatattcaaGGGTTTGATGATTGAATTCCCAGTTCAGTAATCTAAAGGCAACTTCTAAACATTTTTttgccttgttaaactatcaaacAGTGAATGGACTGTCAATGAGTCTttacatggatagatagatatttgcTCATGAAAatctatttaaaaaaatacataatatcAATCACTCATGGAAGTTTATGTTAATCAGTAATTAACAAAAGTATCAAGTGCCTATAGAATTTTAAGAGaaacctacatacacacacatacaaatagacAAAAAATTGCTACTTTTTAGAGCTTTTCAACCGACCTTTGTGAGTGAAGCCTTCTCCTCCCTGCGGCCTGACATGCTTGGACAGGTTCTTGCCAGCCGCTGAGGGTTGGCCGAGGGAGAGTAGACGCACGGCCCAGGTGTGGCCCCCAAGCAGCCGCGATGCCACACAGCGGCGGCACACCTCCCGGGGCAGCAGGAGCATGGCTGGCAACTGGCTCTGTGGATGGCAGTGTTGGGGGAGGAGGGCTGGGAGGGAAAGTGTTGGGTGAAGGAGGACTGGAGAgcaaggtagggaggaggaggagggaggagggctaTGCAAGAAGCGTCTGGAGGAGGAACGATGGGTGAGATGTCTTGGGGGAGGAGGGTTGGGGGAGGAGTCTTTGGAGGAGGAGTGTTAGGGGGAGGAGGGTTAGGGGGAGGAGTCTTAGGGGAAGGAGGGTTGGGTGAAGAATGCTGGGGAAAGGAGGGATTGGTAAGGAGTGTTGGGGGATGGAGGGCTGGGTGAGAAGTCTAGGGGGAGGAGGGCTGGGTGAGTAGTcttgggaagaggagggattggTGAGGAGTGTTTCGTGGACAGgcagataggaaggaggaggaggagaagggctatGTAAGGAGCGttaggaggaggattggaggaggagggctgGGTGATGtgtcttgggaggaggaggaggaggtagtgtataatctcttccctttctattggTCTGGACGTGTGAGGGGAGCCGTGACACTGACCCAAGGAATTCCCATTAGAAAACTATGAAATTCCCCACAGCACCGGTTCTCCTTTCGCCTCTTCAGTTTATTTTTCCCACCCTGCTCTAACTCCTCTCGCCTCCCTCATGCCCCTCTCCATACACATCTGCTCACCATTACACAGGCTCGCCGTGCCCGTATACTCACCAGTGTGTGCCCAGAAGAATGCCACAGGTGACCATTGACCAAGGCGCCGCTCAGCTCCCACGCCGTCCACCAGCTGACTTTGTTTACATCCGAGCATCGTTGCCAGATTGACGCACCCATACACTGTCGCACCCAtacagattgattgattgataattaattgttgcaggtaaacaacaagggagaagggaggaacatgccatcccaaccccctggcaggacagtgtgtgattatacaactattaatacatgtgtagggagcaccatgaaactaaaaagatacaatggtaggaatgaatgcacaacaaggcaggggggcggtacctgccggcctccccctggacaagaagaaaataaaatgtggggacagAGAAGGACAtcgcccaagcactagatgggaatgaatacagagagagagtaaatagtcCTTAAAGTAGAATACTGCAGAAATCACAGCCTAGTAgctatagcacggcagtagttcaggctgccacacactgcatcaccaccttggtgcaaactgagcatgttctttgaggatagcagggaggacatcatggttcaggagccaacaaattgtctggggcaggtcaaggcagtcccgtggtttaaacttagcaatgagagggcattccatgacagtgttgcagtgtgtggcccctcggcctggcacaaacgtgcagcagacaccaggggagttactaacctcccagtagtacctatagcctagcctaagactcattgctaccacatcctgaggggcactgtgtcgcccataggggtaaacacagcgctgggagacactaatatagtggaggctgctggcgctgccagTGTCACAGCAGTggctgagttgggtagcaatgctatcacgtgaataatgcctaaCGATATGCATTTATGGTCATTGTTCAAACCGTTAATTATTAATACTCTTTTGTAATAGCtatgcgtcagaaaccggaaaaaacGGCAATATTCTGAGTGAGTTAATCGGGCAACCCTGCACCCGAGTTATATATACTCCACATGTGtccttagttgtataattacACTATGTACTACTGCCTGGggattgggatggcatgctcctcccttctcctttgttgtttacttgcaacaataagctatcaatcaatcatcaatcttcTCGGTTATaatcttttgctttattttttgtccttgtcACTTCTTCACCTTGGATGGTACAGCCGTGGTGAGGACAAATACAAACAGGGTGCAGCGACGCAAAGTCCCAAAGCAGTGGTGTGGGGAGTCTGGCGGCTGTCAGGTGTGtggcggggggcggggaggaaggactGCTCGTGAGGGAAAGCAAACACAGCTCATTATGATACAAGGAATGAGTAGAATGTTCATTACTCGACGTGATAATATATGCCTAACACAGTGATGTAGAATATATCTTTATGAGGTGTAGCAAAGGAAACAACTAGATGAATGAGTGGTTGTGAGGGAAAGCAAAAACA of the Eriocheir sinensis breed Jianghai 21 chromosome 24, ASM2467909v1, whole genome shotgun sequence genome contains:
- the LOC127003034 gene encoding mitochondrial import inner membrane translocase subunit Tim21-like, whose amino-acid sequence is MGASIWQRCSDVNKVSWWTAWELSGALVNGHLWHSSGHTLSQLPAMLLLPREVCRRCVASRLLGGHTWAVRLLSLGQPSAAGKNLSKHVRPQGGEGFTHKAREATRTTTYTAVVLVGIGVTGLMMYTIFRELLSSFSPQTVYTAAVEKCSAHPRVTDFLGDAIKGFGEESRRGRRTHISHMGYEVDGSKGFRIKFHLKGPRRTATAHGDARETPGGGWAFRYLFVQLDSYPHEVIVIEDNRETLFGAAGEAQDTPLPLHV